The sequence below is a genomic window from Mycobacterium sp. ITM-2016-00316.
GTCACGCCTGCCTTGACCAGCGAGACGGCGTAGCCGGGAACGGTGTCGCGCAGCTGGACCAGCGGGATGAAGAAGGCGTTGAGCAGCGCGTCGGTCAGCGCGGTGTTCCCGGATTCCAGTGAGTTGTAGAACGCCAGCGCCAGGTCGGGCGCGAAGGCGAACGTCGCCGACGAGTACAGCGGCACGCCGATGGCGCGGAACGCCAGCTGGGTGGTCTCGGCGGTGGGCAGACCGTTGAAGAACAGGAAGTCGGGGTCGACCTCGCTCTTCACCGCCGCCACGATGCGCGCCACCTGGTCGAAATTGCCGGTGCCGTCCTTGAATCCGATGACGTTTCCGATCTTGGCTACGGCGACGGCGGAGGCCTCGGTGAACTTCGCGTTGTTGCGGTTGTAGACGATGACCGGCAGGTCGGTCGCCCCGGCGACGGCGGCGACGAAGTCGACCAGACCGGGCTGCGGTACCTCGACGAGGTAGGGCGGTAGCAGCAGCAGGCCGTCGGCGCCGGCTTCCTGCGCGGTGACGGCGAAGCGCTTGGCCTGGGCCACTGAGCCACCCGCACCGGCGTACACCGGGACGCGGCCGGCGACGACCTTGACCGCGGTGGTGACGATGTCGCGGAACTCGTCCTCGTCGATGGCGTGGAATTCGCCGGTGCCGCAGGCGATGAAGATCCCGCCGGGGCCGGCCTCCAGACCCTTGGTGAGGTGGGCGGCCAGGGCGTCGAGATCGACGGCACCGGATTCGGTGAAGGGCGTGACGGGAAAGAACAGGACGCCGTCAAAGTTCGGACGCATGGGCGGGCCTTTCGAGTGTGGTGTGGGTGTGTGTCAGTCTTGGGAGAGTCGGCCGTCGACGCGACGCCAGATCTGCTCGGGGTTCCCGTCGGCAATGGCGCTGGGCAGCAATGTCTTCGGGACGTCCTGGTAGGCGACCGGACGCAGGAAGCGCTCGATGGCGCGGGCCCCGACCGAGGTGGTCCGGGAATCCGAGGTGGCGGGGAACGGGCCTCCGTGCACCATGGCGTGGCACACCTCGACACCGGTCGGCCAGCCGTTGAACAGAATCCGGCCCGCCTTGAGTTCGAGCAGCGGCAGCAACTCGCGTGCGGCGTCGAGATCGGAGTCGTCGGCGTGCACGGTCGCAGTCAGCTGACCCTCGATGCCCTGGGCGACAACGGCAACCTCCGCCGCGTCGGCGCAGCGCACGATCAGACTCGTCGCCCCGAACACCTCGGCCTGCAGGTCCTCCGACGCCAGGAAGCTCTTCGCATCGGTGGTGAAAAGTGCGGCCTGGCCGCAGGTTTCACTTCCTTCGACGCCGCGCGCGACCAGCGCGGCGGCGGCCGCCAGCGACTCCACGCCGGACGCGTAGCTGCCGGCGATGTTCGGCGTGAGCATCGGGGTGGCGGGGGCGGCCGAGACGGCCTCCCGGGCGGCGGCGACGAAGGCGTCCAGGCCGGGGCCG
It includes:
- a CDS encoding 5-dehydro-4-deoxyglucarate dehydratase yields the protein MRPNFDGVLFFPVTPFTESGAVDLDALAAHLTKGLEAGPGGIFIACGTGEFHAIDEDEFRDIVTTAVKVVAGRVPVYAGAGGSVAQAKRFAVTAQEAGADGLLLLPPYLVEVPQPGLVDFVAAVAGATDLPVIVYNRNNAKFTEASAVAVAKIGNVIGFKDGTGNFDQVARIVAAVKSEVDPDFLFFNGLPTAETTQLAFRAIGVPLYSSATFAFAPDLALAFYNSLESGNTALTDALLNAFFIPLVQLRDTVPGYAVSLVKAGVTMEGVPAGPVRPPLVMPHADDLAQLNSIIAAGRAVLAASLSEAR